From Microcebus murinus isolate Inina chromosome 13, M.murinus_Inina_mat1.0, whole genome shotgun sequence, the proteins below share one genomic window:
- the SLITRK6 gene encoding SLIT and NTRK-like protein 6 yields MKLWIHLLYASLLACISLQSQTPMSSAKGSCDSLCNCEEKDGTMLINCEEKGIKKLSQIIVPPSRPFHLSLLNNGLTMLHTNDFSGLTNAISIHLGFNNIADIETGAFNGLGLLKQLHINHNSLEILKEDTFHGLENLEFLQADNNFITVIEPSAFSKLSRLKVLILNDNAIESFPPNIFRFVPLTHLDLRGNQLQTLPYVGFLEHIGRILDLQLEDNKWACNCDLLQLKIWLENMPPQAIIGDVVCNSPPFFKGSILSRIKKESICPIPPVYEEHEDPSGSLHLAATSSISDSRISAKTTSILKLPTKAPGLIPYITKPPTQLPGPYCPIPCNCKLLSPSGLLIHCQERNIESVSDLKPPPQNPRKLILAGNIIHTLMKSDLVEYFTLEMLHLGNNRIEVIEEGSFMNLTRLQKLYLNGNHLTKLSRGMFLGLHNLEYLYLEYNAVKEILPGTFNPMPKLKVLYLNNNMLQVLPPHIFSGVPLTRINLKTNQFTHLPVSNILDDLDLLTQIDLEDNPWDCSCDLVGLQQWIQKLGKNTVTDDILCTSPGHLDKKELKALNSELLCPGLVNNPSLPTQTGFIIVTTPTTTTNTADTILRSLTDAVPLSVLILGLLIVFITIVFCAAGIVVLVLHRRRRYKKKQVNEQMRDNSPVHLQYSMYGHKTTHHTTERPSASLYEQHMVSPMVHVYRSPSFGPKHLEEEEERNEKEGSDGKHLQRSLLERENHSPLTGSNMKYKTTNQSTEFLSFQDASSLYRNILEKERELQQLGITEYLRKNIAQLQPDMEVHYPGAHEELKLMETLMYARPRKVLVEQTKNEYFELKANLHAEPDYLEVLEQQT; encoded by the coding sequence ATGAAGCTGTGGATTCATCTATTATATGCATCTCTCCTTGCCTGCATATCTTTACAGTCTCAAACGCCAATGTCCTCAGCCAAAGGGTCTTGTGAttctctttgcaattgtgaggAAAAAGATGGCACAATGCTAATAAATTGTGAAGAAAAAGGTATCAAGAAGTTATCCCAAATAATTGTGCCACCATCACGACCTTTCCACCTAAGCTTATTAAATAATGGCTTGACAATGCTTCACACAAATGACTTTTCTGGGCTTACTAATGCTATCTCAATACACCTTGGATTTAACAATATTGCAGATATTGAGACAGGTGCATTTAATGGCCTTGGCCTCCTTAAACAACTTCATATCAATCACAACTCCTTAGAAATTCTTAAAGAGGATACCTTTCATGGACTGGAAAACCTGGAATTCCTACAAGCAGATAACAATTTTATTACAGTGATTGAACCAAGTGCCTTTAGCAAGCTCAGCAGACTTAAAGTGTTAATATTAAACGACAATGCCATTGAGAGTTTTCCTCCAAACATATTCCGGTTTGTTCCTTTAACCCATCTAGATCTTCGTGGAAACCAGTTGCAAACATTGCCTTATGTTGGTTTTTTAGAACACATTGGCCGAATATTGGATCTCCAGTTGGAGGACAATAAGTGGGCCTGTAATTGTGACTTATTGCAGCTAAAAATTTGGTTGGAAAACATGCCTCCACAGGCCATAATTGGTGATGTTGTGTGCAATAGCCCTCCATTTTTCAAAGGAAGCATATTAAGTAGGATAAAAAAGGAATCTATTTGCCCCATTCCACCAGTTTATGAAGAACATGAGGATCCTTCAGGATCATTACACCTGGCAGCAACATCTTCAATAAGTGATAGTCGCATATCAGCCAAGACCACATCCATTTTAAAACTGCCCACCAAAGCTCCAGGTTTGATACCTTATATTACAAAGCCGCCCACTCAACTTCCAGGACCCTACTGTCCCATTCCTTGTAACTGCAAACTCTTATCCCCATCAGGACTTCTAATCCACTGTCAAGAACGCAACATTGAAAGTGTATCAGATCTGAAACCTCCTCCACAGAATCCTAGAAAGCTTATTCTAGCAGGGAATATTATTCATACTTTAATGAAGTCTGATCTAGTTGAATATTTCACTTTGGAAATGCTCCACTTGGGAAATAATCGTATTGAAGTTATTGAAGAAGGATCATTTATGAATCTAACAAGATTACAAAAGCTCTATCTAAATGGTAACCATCTGACCAAATTAAGTAGAGGCATGTTCCTTGGTCTCCACAATCTTGAGTACCTATATCTTGAATACAATGCAGTTAAGGAAATACTGCCAGGAACATTTAACCCAATGCCTAAACTTAAAGTCCTCTATTTAAATAACAACATGCTACAAGTTTTACCACCACATATTTTTTCAGGAGTTCCCCTAACTAGGATAAATCTTAAAACAAATCAGTTTACCCATCTGCCTGTAAGTAATATCTTGGATGATCTTGATTTACTGACCCAGATTGACCTTGAGGATAACCCGTGGGACTGCTCCTGTGACCTGGTTGGATTGCAGCAATGGATACAAAAATTAGGCAAGAACACAGTGACAGATGACATCCTTTGCACTTCCCCAGGGCATCTAgacaaaaaggaattaaaagcCCTGAATAGTGAACTTCTCTGCCCAGGTTTAGTAAATAACCCATCCCTGCCAACTCAGACAGGTTTCATTATTGTCACTACtcctacaacaacaacaaacacagcGGATACTATTTTAAGATCTCTTACTGATGCTGTACCACTATCTGTTCTGATATTAGGACTTCTGATTGTGTTTATAACTATTGTGTTCTGTGCTGCAGGGATAGTGGTTCTTGTTCTCCACCGCAGGAGAAGGtacaaaaagaaacaagtaaatgaGCAAATGAGAGACAACAGTCCTGTGCATCTTCAGTACAGCATGTATGGCCACAAAACAACGCATCACACTACTGAAAGACCCTCTGCCTCACTGTACGAGCAGCACATGGTGAGCCCCATGGTTCATGTCTATAGAAGTCCATCCTTTGGTCCAAAGCatttggaagaggaagaagagaggaatgagaaggaaggaagtgatGGAAAACATCTCCAAAGAAGTCTTTTGGAACGGGAAAACCACTCACCTCTTACAGGGTCAAATATGAAATACAAAACCACAAACCAATCAACAGAATTTTTATCCTTCCAGGATGCCAGTTCATTGTATaggaacattttagaaaaagaaagagaacttcAGCAACTGGGAATCACAGAATACCTAAGGAAAAACATTGCTCAGCTCCAGCCTGACATGGAGGTACATTATCCTGGAGCCCACGAAGAGTTGAAATTAATGGAAACATTAATGTATGCACGGCCAAGGAAGGTCTTAGTGGAGCAgactaaaaatgaatattttgagcTCAAAGCTAATTTACATGCTGAACCAGACTATTTGGAAGTCCTGGAGCAACAGACATAG